The following coding sequences are from one SAR116 cluster alpha proteobacterium HIMB100 window:
- a CDS encoding pyrimidine 5'-nucleotidase (PFAM: haloacid dehalogenase-like hydrolase~TIGRFAM: haloacid dehalogenase superfamily, subfamily IA, variant 3 with third motif having DD or ED; pyrimidine 5'-nucleotidase), producing MDMSAEMMNGKAVSGLDASAVTDWVFDLDNTIYPARSSLFPRVAERMTQFIMTHFDLAEDQAAEMKTRLFRTYGTTMRGLMVEHDMAPDDFLHYVHEIDLSDVSADAELDGLLARLPGRKHIYTNGTVRHATRILDAFGIRDHFDFIFDIVASNHIPKPDPQPYDLFVRQSGINPQTSVMIEDMARNLEPAASLGMQTIWLVSDHDWAAKGADNNFVHYISADVKQCLADLS from the coding sequence ATGGATATGTCTGCTGAGATGATGAATGGAAAGGCTGTTTCTGGCCTTGATGCGTCAGCCGTAACTGACTGGGTATTTGATCTCGACAATACGATCTATCCTGCCCGGTCCAGCCTGTTTCCGCGTGTGGCTGAACGGATGACCCAATTTATTATGACCCATTTTGATCTGGCAGAAGATCAGGCTGCCGAGATGAAAACACGTCTGTTTCGCACCTATGGCACGACGATGCGGGGCCTGATGGTTGAACATGATATGGCCCCGGATGATTTTTTGCATTATGTGCATGAAATCGACCTGTCTGATGTCTCTGCTGATGCTGAACTGGACGGTTTGCTGGCGCGCCTTCCCGGCCGCAAACATATCTATACAAATGGCACGGTGCGCCACGCGACCCGGATATTGGACGCTTTTGGCATCCGTGATCATTTTGATTTTATTTTTGATATTGTCGCCTCAAATCATATTCCAAAGCCTGATCCGCAACCCTATGATCTGTTTGTCAGGCAAAGCGGTATTAACCCCCAAACCTCTGTCATGATAGAGGATATGGCGCGTAATCTTGAACCAGCAGCATCTCTGGGTATGCAGACGATATGGCTGGTCAGTGACCATGACTGGGCCGCAAAAGGGGCAGACAATAATTTTGTGCACTATATCTCAGCTGATGTAAAACAATGTCTGGCAGACTTAAGCTGA
- a CDS encoding methionyl-tRNA formyltransferase (PFAM: Formyl transferase; Formyl transferase, C-terminal domain~TIGRFAM: methionyl-tRNA formyltransferase): MTDLNCPDRPGPVPKLSVVFMGSPEFAVPSLRRLTEKYDVRAVYTQPPRKSGRGLKLRPTAVGAAAEQLNLPCYWPETLKHTDTQNQLADLKADLFVVVAYGLLLPQAVLDIPVYGCINGHASLLPRWRGAAPIQRAIEAGDTDTGISTMLMQKGLDTGPVIDTSHTAITEDMTAGQLHDILAEQTAGLLCVTLDKIQSGTARPEAQPDEGVTYAHKISSADSQIDLDQPADILQRKINAYSPYPGAFIETDFGRLKLMQARSMQTKGQPLPPGQFFGLSDEGGLMLSCGQNTALDIGMLQPAGKKAMTAQAWLNGHALRPGQSLTETK, from the coding sequence ATGACTGATCTGAACTGCCCTGACCGACCAGGCCCTGTACCAAAGCTGTCTGTTGTTTTCATGGGCAGCCCGGAATTTGCTGTACCCAGCCTGAGGCGTCTGACAGAAAAATATGATGTGAGGGCTGTTTATACACAGCCGCCACGCAAATCTGGCCGGGGCCTGAAGCTGAGGCCAACTGCCGTCGGGGCAGCCGCTGAGCAGCTCAATCTGCCTTGTTATTGGCCAGAGACACTGAAACATACAGATACCCAAAATCAGCTGGCTGACCTTAAGGCTGATCTGTTTGTGGTGGTGGCTTATGGTCTGTTGCTGCCACAAGCTGTGCTTGATATCCCTGTCTATGGCTGTATTAACGGACATGCCTCGCTCTTGCCCAGATGGCGCGGGGCCGCCCCAATACAACGCGCGATTGAAGCAGGTGACACAGACACAGGCATATCCACCATGCTGATGCAAAAAGGCCTGGATACAGGGCCTGTCATTGACACCAGCCACACCGCCATCACAGAGGATATGACCGCAGGCCAGCTGCATGATATTTTGGCAGAGCAGACAGCCGGATTGCTGTGTGTCACTCTGGATAAGATACAGTCAGGGACAGCCCGGCCAGAAGCCCAGCCAGATGAGGGTGTGACCTATGCACATAAAATTTCATCTGCAGACAGCCAGATTGATCTTGATCAGCCTGCAGACATCCTGCAGCGGAAGATTAACGCCTATTCACCTTATCCCGGCGCATTTATTGAAACAGATTTTGGCCGTCTGAAGCTGATGCAGGCCCGATCCATGCAGACAAAAGGTCAGCCCCTGCCGCCAGGACAATTTTTCGGCCTGTCAGATGAGGGCGGGTTAATGCTGAGCTGTGGGCAGAACACCGCTTTGGACATCGGTATGCTGCAACCTGCGGGCAAAAAGGCAATGACAGCACAGGCCTGGCTGAATGGTCATGCCCTTCGCCCCGGCCAGTCATTGACAGAGACAAAATGA
- a CDS encoding acetylglutamate kinase (PFAM: Amino acid kinase family~TIGRFAM: acetylglutamate kinase), which produces MAEQASATPEDWLQKAGILIEALPYMRRYANKPVVVKFGGHAMGEHEYVASFAADMTLLRQVGAQPIIVHGGGPQIGDMLNRLQIESNFVNGLRVTDEATISVVEMVLAGGINKALVAAIHAAGGRAVGLSGKDGQLITASKLSDVSAQSDSQIEQVDLGFVGRPETVDPSVLHALLGVGMIPVVAPVGLGLDGQTYNINADTAAGAVASAMAATRLLMLTDVAGVKDKQGNLISHLTVSSARQLITDGTVQGGMIPKVETCIDAVEQGAEAAVILDGRAPHAVLVELFTEHGIGTLITTD; this is translated from the coding sequence GTGGCAGAACAAGCATCGGCAACACCAGAAGACTGGCTCCAGAAAGCAGGGATTTTAATTGAAGCTCTGCCGTATATGCGACGCTATGCGAATAAACCTGTGGTGGTGAAATTCGGCGGTCACGCGATGGGCGAACATGAATATGTGGCCAGCTTTGCCGCTGATATGACCTTGTTACGCCAGGTCGGGGCCCAGCCGATTATTGTGCATGGCGGCGGCCCGCAAATTGGCGATATGCTGAATCGTCTGCAGATTGAATCAAATTTTGTAAATGGGCTGCGGGTAACAGATGAAGCAACAATTTCTGTTGTTGAAATGGTTCTGGCTGGCGGCATCAACAAAGCGCTGGTGGCAGCTATACATGCCGCAGGCGGGCGGGCCGTCGGCCTGTCTGGCAAAGATGGCCAGCTGATCACAGCCTCGAAACTGTCTGATGTCTCTGCCCAGTCAGACAGTCAGATTGAACAGGTTGATTTGGGGTTTGTCGGGCGGCCGGAAACCGTTGATCCGTCTGTCTTGCACGCGCTGTTGGGAGTCGGGATGATTCCGGTTGTTGCGCCTGTCGGGCTGGGTCTTGACGGCCAGACCTATAATATCAATGCAGATACCGCCGCTGGCGCCGTGGCCAGCGCGATGGCGGCAACCCGGCTGTTAATGCTGACCGATGTTGCAGGTGTGAAGGATAAACAAGGCAATCTGATCAGCCATTTGACAGTATCATCAGCCCGCCAGTTGATAACAGACGGGACCGTACAGGGCGGCATGATCCCGAAGGTTGAAACCTGTATCGATGCTGTTGAACAAGGTGCTGAGGCTGCGGTGATTCTGGATGGCCGCGCACCGCATGCTGTGCTGGTTGAGCTTTTTACAGAGCATGGGATTGGCACGCTGATCACAACAGACTAA
- a CDS encoding membrane protein insertase, YidC/Oxa1 family, C-terminal domain (PFAM: 60Kd inner membrane protein~TIGRFAM: membrane protein insertase, YidC/Oxa1 family, C-terminal domain; membrane protein insertase, YidC/Oxa1 family, N-terminal domain), with product MAPETRNLIAAMSLSLAILIGWQLYVVEPEMQADRAAFEAQQTQQAQTNSAGQRPQADVTAGQTTAAPVAQDTGIRIQIDAPQLSGSFSTMGGRIDDVILNGYFETQQDDASLIHLFKRFDSDTPYFAEFGWVASGTDSLALPDEQTVWQADRQTLTPDAPVTLSYDNGEGLVFTRTLAINEDYLITVTDSVASSRSEPVTLSPYSLLRRTDTPDTLGLYILHEGPLGVFDETLSEMDYDDLRDAGRKGLTFSPEQAGGWIGFTDKYWLASLMPVQSESAFYSMRSFSSATPKGPVDIYQTDMLGEALRLDPGQQITWQTYLFSGAKKVTSLDRYAEELNIANFDLAIDFGWFYFLTKPFFYAISWLFGVFGNFGLAIIGFTIIVRLLLFPLANKSYKSMAKMRHLAPKIQKMRADYGDDKQRLNKEMMELYKREKVNPAAGCLPILLQIPVFFALYKVLYVSIEMRHAPFFGWIQDLSAIDPTSIFNLFGLLPYSVDFMPQFLSIGIWPILMGISMAVQMRLNPPPPDPIQAKIFQWMPVFFTFLLAGFPAGLVIYWTWNNILSVAQQWWITRSIEKQAKA from the coding sequence ATGGCACCTGAAACACGAAATCTTATCGCTGCTATGTCTCTTTCACTGGCGATTCTTATTGGCTGGCAGCTTTATGTTGTCGAGCCGGAGATGCAGGCTGACAGGGCCGCCTTTGAAGCCCAGCAAACCCAGCAAGCCCAGACAAATTCCGCTGGCCAGCGTCCGCAGGCAGACGTTACGGCGGGTCAGACCACCGCTGCGCCAGTGGCCCAGGATACAGGCATACGGATCCAGATTGATGCGCCGCAACTCAGCGGCTCATTCTCAACGATGGGCGGACGTATTGATGATGTGATTCTGAACGGTTATTTCGAAACCCAACAGGATGATGCCAGCCTGATTCACCTCTTTAAGCGGTTTGATTCGGATACGCCCTATTTCGCCGAATTCGGCTGGGTTGCAAGCGGCACAGACTCGCTTGCTTTGCCTGATGAACAAACCGTCTGGCAGGCTGACCGGCAAACCCTGACCCCTGACGCGCCTGTGACACTAAGCTATGATAATGGTGAAGGACTTGTCTTCACCCGCACACTTGCCATCAATGAAGATTATCTGATTACCGTCACAGACAGCGTGGCCTCCAGCCGCTCAGAACCGGTGACTCTAAGCCCGTACAGCCTGTTGCGCCGCACCGATACACCAGACACACTTGGTCTGTATATTCTGCATGAAGGCCCGCTTGGCGTATTTGATGAAACCCTGAGCGAAATGGATTATGATGATCTGCGGGATGCGGGCCGCAAGGGGCTGACATTTTCACCTGAACAGGCAGGCGGATGGATTGGGTTCACCGATAAATACTGGCTGGCCTCATTAATGCCTGTACAATCTGAAAGCGCATTTTATTCAATGCGCTCCTTTTCATCTGCGACCCCAAAGGGCCCTGTAGATATTTATCAGACAGACATGCTGGGCGAAGCTTTACGGCTTGATCCCGGCCAGCAAATCACCTGGCAGACCTATCTGTTTTCAGGCGCTAAAAAAGTCACCTCACTTGACCGCTATGCTGAAGAGCTGAATATTGCCAATTTTGACCTGGCGATTGATTTTGGCTGGTTTTACTTCCTGACCAAGCCCTTCTTCTATGCCATTTCCTGGTTGTTTGGTGTGTTTGGGAATTTTGGTCTGGCGATTATCGGCTTTACCATTATTGTGCGGTTGTTATTATTTCCGCTGGCAAACAAATCTTACAAATCAATGGCGAAAATGCGTCATCTCGCGCCGAAAATCCAGAAAATGCGTGCCGATTATGGTGATGACAAGCAACGTCTGAATAAAGAAATGATGGAGCTGTATAAGCGGGAAAAGGTTAATCCGGCTGCGGGCTGTCTGCCGATCTTGCTGCAAATTCCGGTATTTTTTGCGCTGTATAAAGTTCTGTACGTATCCATTGAAATGCGGCATGCCCCGTTCTTTGGCTGGATTCAGGATTTGTCCGCGATTGACCCGACCTCTATTTTCAATCTGTTCGGGCTGTTGCCTTACTCGGTTGATTTCATGCCGCAATTTTTGTCGATCGGCATCTGGCCGATTTTGATGGGGATTTCAATGGCGGTCCAGATGCGCCTGAACCCGCCCCCACCTGACCCGATTCAGGCAAAAATTTTCCAGTGGATGCCTGTCTTCTTCACCTTTCTTCTTGCCGGTTTTCCGGCGGGTCTTGTGATTTATTGGACATGGAACAACATCCTGTCTGTTGCCCAGCAATGGTGGATTACAAGAAGCATAGAGAAACAGGCCAAAGCCTGA
- a CDS encoding 2,3,4,5-tetrahydropyridine-2,6-dicarboxylate N-succinyltransferase (TIGRFAM: 2,3,4,5-tetrahydropyridine-2,6-dicarboxylate N-succinyltransferase), giving the protein MSTTDLEAVIDQAFENRDQVTAQTTGEIREAVTQALAMLDAGQARVAEPTGNHQWQVNQWLKKAVLLSFRLNDMVVMGGGASHPDAGESVWWDKVPSKFSGWDSARFSEAGFRAVPGSIVRQSAYIAPSVVLMPSFVNLGAYVDKGTMVDTWATVGSCAQIGKNVHLSGGAGIGGVLEPLQAGPVIIEDDCFIGARSEVVEGVVVEQGAVLSMGVFIGASTKIVNRETGEIHIGRVPAFSVVVPGALPGQPRADGSISPSLSCAVIIKQVDEKTRSKTSVNDLLRD; this is encoded by the coding sequence ATGAGCACCACAGATCTTGAAGCCGTTATTGATCAGGCTTTTGAGAACAGAGATCAGGTCACAGCACAGACTACCGGCGAAATACGCGAAGCGGTGACACAAGCGTTGGCTATGCTTGATGCTGGCCAGGCCCGTGTGGCTGAACCGACAGGCAATCATCAGTGGCAGGTGAATCAGTGGCTGAAAAAAGCGGTTCTGCTCTCTTTCCGTCTTAATGACATGGTTGTTATGGGCGGCGGGGCCAGCCATCCTGACGCTGGCGAGTCTGTCTGGTGGGACAAGGTGCCGTCAAAATTCAGCGGGTGGGATTCGGCGCGCTTCAGTGAAGCTGGGTTTCGGGCTGTGCCCGGGTCAATTGTCAGGCAGTCAGCTTATATTGCGCCGTCGGTTGTTCTGATGCCCAGCTTTGTGAATTTGGGTGCTTATGTTGATAAGGGCACGATGGTTGATACCTGGGCAACGGTTGGGTCTTGTGCCCAGATTGGCAAGAATGTGCATCTGTCTGGTGGGGCAGGTATTGGCGGTGTGCTGGAGCCGCTTCAGGCCGGTCCGGTAATCATCGAAGATGATTGTTTTATCGGCGCACGTTCTGAAGTGGTTGAAGGTGTGGTTGTCGAACAGGGTGCGGTCTTGTCAATGGGTGTGTTTATCGGCGCCTCAACAAAGATTGTAAATCGCGAGACAGGCGAAATTCACATCGGCCGGGTACCTGCCTTTTCTGTGGTTGTTCCTGGCGCTCTTCCTGGCCAGCCACGCGCTGATGGCAGCATCTCGCCGTCTTTGTCCTGTGCGGTGATCATCAAGCAGGTTGATGAAAAAACACGCTCGAAAACCTCTGTGAATGATCTGCTTCGTGACTGA
- a CDS encoding pseudouridylate synthase I (PFAM: tRNA pseudouridine synthase~TIGRFAM: pseudouridylate synthase I) has protein sequence MSKTAVNTSIKRMLIRIEYDGTDLVGWQRQDNGPSVQGYLEQAAEKLTTHPTLVQGSGRTDAGVHATGQAAHLDVPGHLSETAVVRGLNAWLETPQVAVLSAQQVADDFHARFDAVQRAYLYRLISRDTPSALRRNQAWHHRAKLDVEAMHKAAQSLIGRYDFSSFRAAGCQANSPLRTMDEMSVRCSGDEIHITARARSFLYHQIRNITGSLVQVGIGKWSIDEFVRIRDAKDRRQAGPTAPAYGLYLTDIQYPSA, from the coding sequence ATGAGCAAGACTGCCGTCAACACCTCGATCAAACGGATGCTGATCCGCATTGAATATGACGGCACAGATCTGGTGGGCTGGCAGCGTCAGGATAATGGGCCGTCAGTGCAAGGCTATCTGGAACAGGCGGCCGAAAAGCTGACTACCCACCCAACCCTGGTGCAGGGATCAGGCCGCACCGATGCTGGTGTGCATGCCACAGGCCAGGCAGCCCATCTGGATGTGCCGGGTCATTTAAGCGAGACCGCCGTGGTGCGCGGGCTGAATGCCTGGCTGGAGACACCGCAAGTCGCGGTATTATCCGCCCAACAGGTTGCAGATGATTTTCATGCCCGTTTTGATGCGGTTCAGCGGGCCTATCTGTATCGGCTGATCAGCCGGGACACCCCGTCCGCATTGCGCCGCAATCAGGCCTGGCATCATCGTGCCAAGCTGGATGTTGAGGCCATGCACAAGGCGGCACAAAGCCTGATCGGGCGATATGATTTTTCCAGCTTTCGGGCAGCAGGATGTCAGGCAAATTCACCGCTCCGCACAATGGATGAGATGTCTGTGCGCTGTAGCGGAGATGAAATCCACATCACCGCGCGGGCACGGTCTTTTTTATATCATCAGATCAGAAACATCACCGGCAGCCTGGTACAGGTTGGCATCGGCAAATGGTCCATCGATGAATTTGTACGTATCCGTGATGCCAAAGATCGCCGCCAGGCCGGACCAACCGCACCCGCATATGGGCTGTATTTAACAGATATTCAGTATCCGTCTGCCTGA
- a CDS encoding peptide deformylase (PFAM: Polypeptide deformylase~TIGRFAM: peptide deformylase): MAILPLVLVPRPVLRQVAEPVDEITDEILTLADDMADTMYDAPGIGLAANQVGILKRVIVMDCAREDEVPALWKMFNPEIIWRSDETAKMEEGCLSIPGHNAEVKRPAEVHVAYLDSDGVKQEMQATGLLAACVQHEIDHLNGVLFIDHLSRLKRDMIWRKVMKDSRT; the protein is encoded by the coding sequence ATGGCTATATTGCCTTTGGTGCTGGTCCCCCGGCCCGTTCTTCGTCAGGTTGCTGAACCTGTTGATGAAATTACAGATGAAATTTTAACGCTGGCAGATGACATGGCTGACACCATGTATGATGCCCCCGGGATTGGCCTTGCCGCGAATCAGGTCGGGATTCTGAAGCGGGTGATTGTAATGGATTGTGCCCGTGAGGATGAGGTGCCAGCGTTATGGAAGATGTTCAACCCGGAAATTATCTGGCGATCTGATGAGACAGCCAAAATGGAAGAAGGCTGTTTGTCCATCCCGGGCCATAATGCTGAGGTTAAACGGCCGGCAGAGGTTCATGTCGCCTATCTGGACAGTGACGGGGTGAAGCAGGAAATGCAGGCAACAGGCTTGCTGGCTGCCTGTGTCCAGCATGAAATTGACCATCTGAACGGAGTTTTGTTTATTGATCATCTCTCTCGTTTGAAACGTGATATGATCTGGCGCAAAGTGATGAAGGACAGCCGCACATAA
- a CDS encoding succinyl-diaminopimelate desuccinylase (PFAM: Peptidase family M20/M25/M40; Peptidase dimerisation domain~TIGRFAM: succinyl-diaminopimelate desuccinylase, proteobacterial clade) translates to MADLSYEVRLTRDLIRCPSVTPAEGGALDLLQGELTRMGFVCTRLPFGDGAARIDNLYARLGDGAPHLAFAGHTDVVPAGNQAAWSYGPFAGEIKDGLIYGRGAADMKGGIAAFVAAVKRYLDQNKLNGSLSLIITGDEEADAVNGTVKMVDWLQQTDNIPNFCLVGEPTNPSVLGQTIKNGRRGSLTCALSVTGRQGHVAYPHLASNPVPALFAMLAPVNSAKLDGGTDYFGPSTAEVTHLNIADPASNVIPDQAFAQFNIRFNTEHSTGSLQGWLDEHFSRVAAQRDVQYEARFWSNASPFITEASTHLDVVKAAVETVTGQRPELSTTGGTSDARFISRVCPVAEFGLVGQTMHQVDEHVSLADIETLTDIYFEMIRQMDK, encoded by the coding sequence ATGGCTGATCTGTCTTATGAAGTCAGGCTGACCAGAGATCTGATCAGATGCCCGTCTGTCACCCCTGCTGAAGGCGGGGCACTTGATTTGCTGCAGGGCGAACTGACCCGGATGGGGTTTGTCTGCACCCGGCTGCCCTTTGGTGACGGCGCGGCGCGGATTGATAATCTCTATGCGCGTCTGGGCGATGGTGCGCCGCATCTGGCGTTTGCGGGTCATACTGATGTGGTCCCTGCCGGCAACCAGGCGGCCTGGTCATATGGGCCTTTTGCCGGAGAGATAAAAGACGGGCTGATTTATGGCCGTGGGGCAGCAGATATGAAAGGCGGCATTGCGGCTTTTGTGGCAGCCGTCAAACGCTATCTTGATCAAAACAAACTGAACGGCAGCCTCAGCCTGATTATCACAGGTGATGAAGAAGCTGACGCTGTTAACGGTACTGTGAAAATGGTCGATTGGCTGCAGCAGACGGACAACATCCCTAATTTTTGTCTGGTGGGCGAGCCGACCAACCCGTCTGTTTTGGGCCAGACGATAAAAAATGGCCGCCGCGGGTCTCTGACCTGCGCGCTAAGCGTAACGGGCCGCCAGGGGCATGTGGCCTATCCGCATCTGGCCAGCAATCCGGTGCCTGCGCTGTTTGCGATGTTGGCGCCGGTGAATTCAGCCAAGCTGGATGGGGGTACAGATTATTTCGGGCCCAGCACGGCTGAGGTGACTCATCTGAACATTGCTGATCCGGCCAGCAATGTGATCCCTGACCAGGCCTTTGCCCAGTTCAATATCCGGTTCAACACAGAACATTCAACAGGCAGCCTGCAAGGCTGGCTGGATGAACATTTCAGCCGCGTCGCTGCCCAGCGCGACGTGCAGTATGAAGCGCGGTTCTGGTCAAATGCATCACCCTTTATCACCGAGGCCAGCACCCATCTGGATGTTGTCAAAGCAGCGGTTGAAACAGTGACCGGTCAACGCCCGGAACTCTCGACAACCGGCGGCACATCTGATGCGCGCTTTATCTCTCGGGTTTGTCCGGTTGCTGAATTTGGTTTGGTTGGCCAGACCATGCATCAGGTTGATGAACATGTCAGCCTGGCTGATATTGAGACATTGACAGATATCTATTTTGAGATGATCAGGCAGATGGATAAATAA
- a CDS encoding ribosome biogenesis GTP-binding protein YsxC/EngB (PFAM: GTPase of unknown function~TIGRFAM: ribosome biogenesis GTP-binding protein YsxC/EngB), producing the protein MTAEPFQFDGQEIEAGRLLFAGQCDFIAAAQNLPALPPISLPEIAFAGRSNVGKSSLVNALTGRTTLARTSQTPGRTRQLVFFSLANRLQLVDLPGYGYAKAAKTDIKAWTKLTRKFLVGRQSLQRMLLLIDSRRGIGPADKEMMKLMDESAVSWAVVLTKTDKLKPTQAQQIYDKTQQEISRHVAAFPHVWTTSSQTGAGIAELRAHLASLSLPPSDRSG; encoded by the coding sequence ATGACAGCAGAGCCGTTCCAGTTTGATGGTCAGGAAATAGAAGCTGGGCGGCTTTTGTTTGCCGGGCAATGCGACTTTATCGCAGCGGCCCAGAACCTGCCTGCTCTGCCGCCGATCAGCTTGCCGGAAATCGCCTTTGCGGGCCGCTCAAATGTGGGAAAATCATCACTTGTTAACGCGCTGACTGGCCGCACCACTCTGGCCAGAACCTCGCAGACGCCCGGACGCACCAGACAGCTGGTCTTCTTTTCTCTGGCCAACCGGCTTCAGCTGGTTGACCTGCCAGGCTATGGTTATGCCAAAGCAGCGAAAACTGATATCAAGGCCTGGACCAAGCTGACCCGTAAATTTCTGGTTGGCCGGCAAAGTCTGCAGCGTATGCTGCTGCTGATAGACAGCCGCCGCGGTATCGGCCCGGCAGATAAAGAGATGATGAAGCTGATGGATGAATCAGCGGTATCCTGGGCTGTTGTGCTGACCAAGACAGACAAGCTGAAACCCACACAGGCCCAACAAATATACGATAAGACCCAACAGGAAATCAGCCGGCATGTGGCGGCTTTTCCGCATGTCTGGACCACCTCGTCACAAACAGGGGCAGGAATTGCTGAGCTGCGTGCCCATCTGGCCAGCCTCAGCCTGCCGCCATCTGACCGGTCAGGCTGA